One region of Campylobacter concisus genomic DNA includes:
- a CDS encoding YegJ family protein: MSFFKKILGKQIDLGKQMPIYFVSSDEDYMQRAFEQARESFRYFWREVYWERRRIVPMLDYAMVKICFLDVVNGEEVGEHMWVDDVEFDGETIYGTLVNEPDSVQNVKLGDQISAKIDEMSDWLFSIDGRAYGGFSVQAMRSRMQKKELKEHDKEWGLDFGDFNDILVVYEQKEHPENLIEHPMSKNTYEQVKQYIKEHPNMVTDADEFGYTQLHNEAIAGNLNLVNLLLENGADKNAQTKSGKTAAEFAENLGWSEIAKVLS, encoded by the coding sequence ATGAGCTTTTTTAAGAAAATTCTCGGTAAACAAATCGATCTTGGCAAGCAAATGCCAATCTATTTTGTAAGTAGCGACGAAGACTATATGCAGCGTGCGTTTGAGCAGGCCAGAGAGAGCTTTAGATATTTTTGGCGTGAGGTTTACTGGGAGCGCCGCAGGATCGTACCTATGCTTGACTATGCAATGGTAAAAATTTGCTTTTTAGATGTCGTAAATGGCGAAGAAGTCGGAGAACACATGTGGGTAGACGATGTGGAATTTGACGGCGAAACGATATATGGCACGCTCGTAAATGAGCCAGATAGCGTGCAAAACGTAAAATTAGGCGACCAAATAAGCGCAAAGATAGACGAGATGAGTGACTGGCTCTTTTCGATAGATGGACGCGCATACGGCGGATTTAGCGTGCAGGCTATGCGCTCACGCATGCAAAAGAAAGAGCTAAAAGAGCACGATAAAGAGTGGGGGCTTGATTTTGGCGATTTTAACGATATTTTGGTAGTTTACGAGCAAAAAGAGCACCCTGAAAATTTGATAGAGCATCCAATGAGCAAAAATACATATGAGCAAGTAAAGCAATATATAAAAGAGCACCCAAATATGGTCACAGACGCTGATGAGTTTGGTTATACGCAGCTTCACAACGAGGCGATCGCTGGGAATTTAAATCTTGTAAATCTTTTGCTAGAAAACGGTGCTGATAAAAATGCCCAGACAAAAAGTGGCAAAACAGCAGCTGAATTTGCTGAGAATTTGGGCTGGAGCGAAATCGCAAAGGTGCTTAGCTAG
- a CDS encoding YajQ family cyclic di-GMP-binding protein has translation MATEHSFDISAEVDMMEVKNALETAKKEIAARYDFKGLAAEVELNEKEKFITLLSSSDNKIDALKDIVISKLIKRNIPPVAITETKREPASGGNLKATLKLNDTLDGENSKKITKAIKDSKIKVSAQIRGEEIRVTSKSIDDLQECIKLVRGLNLELPISFKNLK, from the coding sequence ATGGCAACCGAACATAGCTTTGATATAAGTGCCGAGGTCGATATGATGGAGGTTAAAAACGCTCTTGAGACGGCGAAAAAAGAGATCGCGGCGAGATATGATTTTAAAGGACTTGCAGCTGAAGTTGAGCTAAACGAAAAAGAGAAATTTATCACGCTTCTTAGCTCAAGCGACAATAAGATCGATGCGCTAAAAGACATTGTGATCTCAAAGCTCATCAAGCGAAACATCCCGCCAGTAGCGATCACAGAAACAAAAAGAGAGCCAGCGAGCGGTGGAAATTTAAAGGCGACACTAAAGCTAAACGACACGCTTGATGGTGAAAACTCAAAAAAGATCACCAAAGCGATCAAAGACTCAAAGATCAAGGTGAGCGCACAGATCAGGGGCGAAGAGATCAGAGTGACAAGTAAAAGCATAGATGATCTGCAGGAGTGTATAAAGCTCGTTAGGGGGTTAAATTTAGAACTTCCGATAAGCTTTAAAAACCTAAAGTAA
- a CDS encoding D-2-hydroxyacid dehydrogenase translates to MKIVCLDAATLGENVDLSVFKKFGEFISYQKTKSEEIVPRLKGVDVVITNKVIIDKAVMEATNLKLICISATGMNNVDLEHAKVKNIAVKNVAGYSTASVVQHTFAMLFELTNHIKFYDEYVKSGEWVKSEIFTYLGADISEIAGKEFGIIGLGEIGRGVAVVARAFGANVSYYSTSGANKNSEFKQKSLDELLRNSDIISIHAPLNEKTRNLLGANEINLLKDDAIVLNLGRGGIVDEVAMARAIDERNLRFGTDVLESEPMSENSPFLNVKNKENLLITPHVAWGSLEARKTLITKIAANIENFINESR, encoded by the coding sequence ATGAAAATCGTTTGTTTAGACGCGGCCACGCTGGGAGAGAACGTAGATCTTAGTGTTTTTAAGAAATTTGGCGAGTTTATCAGCTATCAAAAAACAAAAAGCGAAGAGATCGTGCCTCGTCTAAAGGGCGTTGATGTGGTCATCACAAACAAGGTCATCATCGACAAAGCCGTGATGGAGGCGACAAATTTAAAGCTCATTTGTATAAGCGCAACTGGCATGAATAATGTCGATCTAGAGCATGCAAAAGTTAAAAATATAGCTGTTAAAAACGTCGCTGGCTACTCAACCGCAAGCGTCGTGCAACACACGTTTGCGATGCTTTTTGAGCTAACAAATCACATCAAATTTTATGACGAATACGTTAAAAGCGGTGAGTGGGTGAAGAGTGAAATTTTTACCTATCTTGGCGCAGATATCAGCGAGATCGCTGGCAAAGAATTTGGCATCATCGGACTTGGCGAGATAGGTCGTGGCGTGGCGGTAGTGGCGCGTGCATTTGGCGCAAATGTGAGCTATTACTCGACAAGCGGAGCAAATAAAAATAGCGAATTTAAGCAAAAAAGCTTAGATGAGCTACTAAGAAACAGCGACATCATCAGCATCCATGCACCGCTAAATGAAAAAACTAGAAATTTACTGGGCGCAAACGAGATAAATTTGCTAAAAGATGATGCGATAGTGCTAAATTTAGGACGCGGCGGCATAGTAGACGAAGTAGCGATGGCAAGAGCGATAGATGAGAGAAATTTACGCTTTGGTACGGATGTTTTAGAAAGCGAACCGATGAGCGAAAATAGCCCATTTTTAAATGTAAAAAACAAAGAAAATCTACTCATCACGCCGCACGTAGCATGGGGCAGCTTGGAGGCTAGAAAGACGCTCATCACAAAGATCGCGGCAAACATCGAAAATTTCATCAATGAGAGTAGATAA
- a CDS encoding glutathionylspermidine synthase family protein, which produces MINLRKITPLNNEFMEKIGFAWHTDNDNSSYISDEIVQVKASEADAYYEAANELYDMYVNAAQHVIDNNLFHEIGIPFNLVDSIKKSWENDVHWHLYGRFDLAGGLDGKPIKLIEFNADTPTAVFETAIIQWAMLKLNHMDEAEQFNNLYEALKQNFKRLITLGDDNVNFEDVYEGWGILFSSIAGSIEDEQTVKLLQYIAKEAGFKTDFAYVDEVVFNDDEGIFKGDENFEYWFKLVPWESIAIDEGELALILSNIIKNQKAIIINPAYTLLFQSKGILKILWDLYPNHPLLLETSNEPLKGKKYVKKPVFGREGANVSIYDENGAQIASSDGEYDSNKAIYQEFYEFNQDEKGESYQAGVFYAYEACALGYRKGGKILDNYSKFVGHFIKD; this is translated from the coding sequence ATGATAAATTTAAGAAAAATCACTCCGTTAAATAACGAATTTATGGAAAAAATCGGCTTTGCGTGGCATACAGATAACGATAACAGCTCATATATCTCAGATGAGATCGTACAGGTGAAAGCAAGCGAGGCAGATGCTTATTATGAAGCAGCAAATGAGCTATACGATATGTATGTAAATGCTGCTCAGCACGTCATTGACAACAACCTTTTTCACGAGATAGGCATACCGTTTAATCTCGTTGATAGCATCAAAAAAAGCTGGGAAAATGACGTTCACTGGCATCTTTATGGTAGATTTGATCTTGCAGGTGGGCTTGATGGCAAGCCGATAAAACTGATTGAATTTAACGCCGACACGCCAACGGCAGTCTTTGAGACGGCGATCATCCAGTGGGCGATGCTAAAACTAAATCATATGGATGAAGCAGAACAATTTAATAACCTTTACGAAGCTCTAAAGCAAAATTTTAAACGCCTTATCACGCTTGGCGACGATAATGTAAATTTTGAGGATGTTTACGAAGGCTGGGGGATACTCTTTAGCTCTATCGCTGGTAGTATCGAGGATGAGCAAACCGTGAAATTACTACAATACATCGCAAAAGAGGCTGGATTTAAAACAGACTTTGCTTACGTTGATGAGGTCGTTTTTAACGATGATGAAGGGATTTTTAAAGGTGATGAAAATTTCGAGTACTGGTTTAAACTCGTGCCTTGGGAGAGCATAGCGATCGATGAGGGCGAGCTGGCACTCATACTATCAAATATCATCAAAAATCAAAAAGCCATCATAATTAATCCCGCCTACACGCTACTTTTCCAAAGTAAAGGGATATTAAAAATCCTTTGGGATCTTTATCCAAATCACCCGCTCTTGCTTGAGACCTCAAACGAGCCACTAAAAGGCAAAAAATATGTGAAAAAGCCGGTATTTGGTAGAGAAGGTGCAAACGTCTCTATATACGATGAAAACGGCGCACAAATAGCAAGCAGTGATGGCGAATACGACTCAAACAAAGCCATCTATCAAGAATTTTACGAGTTTAACCAAGATGAGAAGGGCGAGAGCTACCAAGCAGGCGTGTTTTACGCTTATGAGGCGTGTGCGCTTGGATATAGAAAGGGCGGCAAAATTTTAGATAACTACTCTAAATTTGTAGGACATTTCATTAAGGACTAA
- a CDS encoding UPF0323 family lipoprotein, giving the protein MKHIKKIATYAAVGGFGAIVMAGLAGCGSNNGGDENALNEVAQKNGAFVIIEESAPGVYKILEEYPSTETRVVLKDINGTERVLSKDEIDKLLAQANANIDNGTSNLTKTSDAQLSSGGLSLGETILASAAGAILGSWIGSKLFGNQNFQATRQNSYKNPSAYTRSVDSFNKQKAANSAARSSGGKSGFFGGGSKSSSSSSSFGG; this is encoded by the coding sequence ATGAAACACATTAAAAAGATAGCTACTTATGCTGCAGTAGGCGGATTTGGTGCGATCGTTATGGCTGGCCTTGCTGGTTGTGGCAGTAATAATGGCGGTGATGAAAACGCACTAAATGAAGTTGCGCAAAAAAACGGTGCCTTTGTCATCATTGAAGAGAGTGCACCTGGCGTTTATAAAATTTTAGAAGAGTATCCAAGTACTGAAACTAGAGTCGTGTTAAAAGATATCAACGGCACTGAGCGTGTGCTAAGCAAAGACGAGATCGATAAACTCCTAGCTCAAGCAAACGCAAATATCGACAATGGCACTTCAAATTTAACAAAAACGAGTGACGCACAACTAAGTAGCGGTGGGCTAAGTCTTGGTGAGACGATACTTGCCTCAGCAGCCGGTGCGATACTTGGTAGCTGGATAGGTAGCAAGCTTTTTGGAAATCAAAATTTCCAAGCTACTCGTCAAAATTCTTACAAAAATCCAAGCGCATACACAAGAAGCGTTGATAGCTTTAATAAGCAAAAAGCAGCAAATTCTGCTGCAAGAAGTAGTGGTGGCAAGAGTGGATTTTTTGGTGGTGGCTCAAAATCAAGCTCTAGCTCATCAAGCTTTGGAGGCTAA
- a CDS encoding DNA-binding protein, which produces MQKLAINEAAEILGITKEAVYNRIRRGSINTVIENGTKFVILDEKPSSEKATKSTPKSTKTKSQNDEFVNYLLNELSELKSLNLNLQADKDRLFKEKEQMLIERKNEILQIYKDRDEKLMQFLNAMQRPLLAQKNDDIPNNEAIEAEIENESKWINLSEFLKELNLKPKATKKASEKIIKAIHHSKFIKFKRGVILVRRHKNLKELIGEI; this is translated from the coding sequence ATGCAAAAGCTAGCTATAAACGAAGCTGCAGAAATTTTAGGCATAACAAAAGAAGCAGTCTATAATAGAATCCGCCGTGGTTCGATAAATACAGTCATTGAAAATGGCACAAAATTTGTCATCCTTGACGAGAAACCAAGTAGCGAAAAGGCCACAAAATCCACTCCAAAAAGTACAAAAACCAAATCCCAAAATGATGAGTTTGTAAATTATTTGCTAAATGAGTTAAGCGAGTTAAAGAGCTTAAATTTAAACTTGCAAGCTGATAAAGATAGGCTTTTTAAAGAAAAAGAGCAGATGCTAATCGAGCGAAAAAATGAGATTTTGCAAATTTATAAGGACAGGGATGAAAAGCTCATGCAGTTTCTAAATGCTATGCAAAGGCCACTTTTAGCACAAAAAAACGACGATATACCAAATAATGAAGCGATAGAGGCCGAGATAGAAAATGAGTCAAAATGGATAAATTTAAGTGAATTTTTAAAGGAGCTAAATCTAAAGCCAAAGGCAACGAAAAAGGCCAGTGAAAAGATAATAAAAGCGATACACCACTCAAAATTTATAAAATTTAAACGAGGCGTGATACTTGTTAGAAGACATAAAAATTTAAAAGAGTTGATAGGAGAGATATGA
- the rpsU gene encoding 30S ribosomal protein S21 has translation MPGIKVHPNESFDEGYRKFKKQTDRNLVVTEARARRFFEPKTEIRKKQKIAARKKMLKRLYMLRRYESRL, from the coding sequence TTGCCTGGTATTAAGGTACATCCTAACGAGTCATTTGACGAGGGTTACAGAAAGTTTAAGAAACAAACTGACCGTAACTTAGTAGTAACTGAAGCAAGAGCTAGACGCTTCTTTGAGCCTAAAACTGAGATCCGCAAAAAACAAAAAATTGCAGCTCGTAAGAAAATGCTTAAACGTCTTTATATGCTTAGACGCTATGAGTCAAGACTCTAA
- the ccoG gene encoding cytochrome c oxidase accessory protein CcoG: MSKDFHLSYAKRRYIFFACITLFVFVLPFIRVNDAQLFLLSFDKSRVDLFFTKFDMQELYLLPFLFIILFLSIFFLTTLAGRVWCGWSCPQTIFRTIFRDLLQTKILKIRKNIQNKQNEPKGQILKRALAVGIWCILALVISANFLWYFVPPLDFFAYLKEPSEHGVLLAFWLVIAIWLVYDVIILKENFCIYVCPYARVQSVMFDNDTIQVIYNQKRGGVIYNGKEKFKKPKEEGALCTGCEACVRVCPTHIDIRKGMQLECINCLECSDACAKVMKHFDESSLIEWRSINSIKEQKRVKILRFRTVAYLVILGIVLTAGVLMSGKKESMLLNINRTSELYKILGENEVENSYVFLVQNTQNKEHAFYFEVDDKNIEISRPNKPFILKAGAKQRVIVTLKSKNENLSDKDLLKHINIKAYATDEPAISVQRQSTFIYPKR; this comes from the coding sequence ATGTCAAAGGATTTTCATCTTAGCTACGCCAAGAGGCGTTACATTTTTTTCGCCTGTATTACGCTATTTGTCTTTGTTTTACCATTTATCAGAGTAAATGATGCGCAGCTATTTTTGCTAAGTTTTGATAAAAGTAGAGTTGATCTCTTTTTTACAAAATTTGATATGCAAGAGCTTTACTTATTGCCATTTTTGTTTATCATTTTGTTCTTAAGCATATTTTTTCTAACGACACTTGCAGGGCGTGTTTGGTGTGGTTGGAGCTGTCCGCAAACTATTTTTAGAACGATATTTCGTGACCTTTTGCAAACTAAAATTTTAAAGATTAGAAAAAATATCCAAAATAAACAAAATGAGCCAAAAGGACAAATTTTAAAGCGTGCTTTAGCAGTTGGAATTTGGTGTATTTTAGCTCTTGTTATTTCGGCAAATTTTTTATGGTATTTTGTACCACCGCTTGATTTTTTTGCTTATTTAAAAGAGCCAAGTGAGCACGGAGTTTTGCTTGCATTTTGGCTTGTTATAGCTATTTGGTTAGTTTATGATGTCATCATTTTAAAAGAAAATTTTTGCATTTATGTCTGTCCTTACGCTAGGGTGCAATCAGTGATGTTTGATAACGACACTATCCAAGTTATTTACAATCAAAAAAGAGGCGGCGTAATCTATAACGGAAAAGAGAAATTTAAAAAGCCAAAAGAAGAAGGCGCGCTGTGTACTGGCTGCGAGGCGTGCGTAAGAGTATGCCCAACGCACATTGATATAAGAAAAGGTATGCAGCTTGAATGTATAAATTGTCTAGAGTGCAGCGATGCTTGCGCTAAAGTGATGAAGCATTTTGATGAAAGCTCGCTTATTGAGTGGAGAAGTATAAATTCTATAAAAGAGCAAAAAAGAGTCAAAATTTTACGCTTTAGAACGGTTGCTTACCTTGTCATTTTGGGCATTGTTTTGACAGCTGGGGTATTGATGAGTGGCAAAAAAGAAAGCATGCTTTTAAACATAAATAGAACAAGCGAGCTTTATAAAATTTTAGGTGAAAATGAAGTCGAAAATTCTTACGTATTTTTGGTGCAAAACACACAAAATAAAGAGCACGCCTTTTACTTTGAAGTAGATGATAAGAATATAGAAATTTCTCGTCCAAATAAGCCATTTATATTAAAAGCTGGCGCAAAGCAACGAGTAATCGTCACATTAAAATCAAAAAATGAAAATTTAAGCGATAAAGATCTTTTAAAACATATAAATATAAAAGCCTACGCCACTGACGAGCCAGCTATCAGCGTGCAAAGGCAAAGTACTTTTATCTATCCTAAAAGATGA
- a CDS encoding TetR/AcrR family transcriptional regulator, giving the protein MAISEKGKKRYELIVKTALELFLEKGYEKTSLSDIVAISGGSLSSIYTFFENKEGLFEAIVEQEIDSLIKEIDEKIDLKISHSLEEFLTKFATIIFSITCSKRHISLGRIMMSEGSKNGGKLGKTFLDQILKKIDLVLINFFERDEVKAKLDSKFSAKFAAKYFIQSVIGAYYYDSLF; this is encoded by the coding sequence ATGGCGATCTCAGAAAAGGGTAAAAAAAGATACGAACTTATCGTAAAAACAGCACTTGAACTATTTTTAGAAAAAGGATACGAAAAGACAAGCTTAAGTGATATCGTAGCGATAAGTGGTGGATCGCTTTCTAGCATTTATACATTTTTTGAGAACAAAGAGGGGCTTTTTGAGGCGATCGTTGAGCAAGAGATAGATAGCCTTATAAAAGAGATCGATGAGAAAATAGATCTTAAAATTTCTCACAGCTTGGAGGAATTTTTAACCAAATTTGCAACCATAATATTTTCTATTACTTGTAGCAAAAGACACATCTCTCTTGGTAGGATAATGATGAGCGAGGGTTCTAAAAATGGTGGCAAACTCGGTAAGACGTTTTTGGATCAAATTTTAAAAAAGATCGATCTTGTGCTTATAAATTTCTTTGAAAGAGATGAGGTAAAAGCCAAACTTGATTCAAAATTTTCAGCCAAATTTGCTGCAAAGTACTTTATACAAAGTGTGATTGGGGCTTATTACTACGATTCGCTTTTTTGA
- a CDS encoding efflux RND transporter periplasmic adaptor subunit codes for MALFKSALVLSVAVLFLSGCFENKENKAAAGHQMPLSHVDIFTAQKTDIPISFDYTATATSSQDVIIYPKVGGTIIKQFFRPGSKVKAGDKLFLIDPEKYQASFDSLDASVGVANANLKNAETEFKRISALYKKNAVSQKDYDAAVAAYDIANANLVSAKANLKNAKIDLGYTTITAPFDGVVGDNQVDVGSLVIANQTKLVRLTKINPIEAEFYIADVDNLSRKANLDSGAWQQLNSEAVLNLNNEDFTGKVTFIDNVVNTATGSVLAKASFDNNEGKILPGAFGHIKMSGFVQKNAFNIPQVALQQSATNTYVLVVKDGKVSQKNVKIGYQTKNMVAVTEGLEEGDKIIVNNFLKIGVGAPVETDKDLSAEFINGKDANATSSK; via the coding sequence ATGGCACTTTTTAAAAGTGCTCTTGTGCTTTCGGTTGCAGTTTTATTTCTAAGTGGTTGTTTTGAAAATAAAGAGAATAAAGCGGCAGCAGGTCACCAGATGCCGCTATCTCATGTGGATATTTTTACTGCACAAAAAACAGACATACCTATTAGTTTTGATTACACCGCAACGGCTACAAGTAGTCAAGATGTTATTATATATCCAAAAGTTGGCGGAACTATCATAAAGCAGTTTTTTAGGCCAGGAAGTAAAGTAAAAGCGGGCGATAAGTTATTTTTGATAGATCCAGAAAAATATCAAGCTAGCTTTGACTCACTTGATGCCTCTGTTGGCGTAGCAAATGCAAATTTGAAAAATGCCGAGACCGAGTTTAAAAGAATTTCTGCCCTTTATAAGAAAAATGCAGTCTCTCAAAAAGACTATGACGCAGCAGTTGCAGCCTATGACATTGCAAATGCGAATTTAGTAAGTGCAAAAGCAAATTTAAAAAATGCAAAAATCGATCTAGGATACACGACTATTACAGCGCCATTTGATGGCGTAGTGGGCGATAATCAAGTAGATGTTGGCTCGCTTGTCATAGCAAACCAAACAAAACTTGTAAGACTTACAAAAATAAATCCTATTGAAGCAGAATTTTATATCGCTGATGTGGATAATCTAAGCAGAAAAGCAAATTTAGATAGTGGCGCTTGGCAGCAACTAAATAGCGAGGCTGTTTTAAATTTAAACAATGAAGATTTTACTGGCAAGGTGACATTTATAGATAATGTCGTAAATACCGCAACTGGTAGCGTTTTAGCAAAGGCTAGCTTTGATAACAACGAGGGTAAAATTTTACCAGGTGCGTTTGGCCATATAAAGATGAGCGGCTTTGTTCAAAAAAATGCCTTTAACATCCCACAAGTTGCCCTTCAACAAAGCGCTACAAACACTTATGTTTTGGTTGTAAAAGATGGCAAGGTAAGCCAAAAAAATGTAAAAATAGGATATCAAACAAAAAATATGGTAGCAGTCACTGAAGGCCTTGAAGAGGGTGATAAGATAATCGTTAATAATTTCCTTAAAATTGGAGTTGGTGCACCAGTTGAAACTGATAAAGACCTAAGTGCGGAATTTATAAATGGCAAAGATGCAAACGCTACAAGTAGCAAGTAA